A window of Haliscomenobacter hydrossis DSM 1100 contains these coding sequences:
- a CDS encoding TolC family protein, producing the protein MKSWMNILLFGLITSGVVAQTTPEAAVSAALRNHPLVKAATFEVQAKKYAEKTALKLPNPEVNAESPTGEFYAVGVLQSFEFPTVYARQKQVAQAETALAQTGQRVSENELRYTVRSLYLELQVAEHLLRQWVTRDSLYQAIAATAVRQFEGGEIDVLQKIFAENEAGDVHQERLAAEQTALTLRKQLATLTGLSDVGTLLPLGLDSLGAALAANIANNPSVAFEQQSLRVAEKQVGLAKSLDLPSFSLGYLNQGARTTPLDYRFRVTVGIPLWVGQYRAGRQNAESQAQAAQSRAEGQLQAVELQMGRTQTEAATALQKVRYHELQALPRSRSLIAAALRMREAGQVDYVTFLRTLDQAFAIQREHAAQVQSFETARIKLLYLVGQ; encoded by the coding sequence ATGAAATCCTGGATGAACATCTTGTTATTTGGCCTGATCACCTCAGGAGTGGTTGCACAAACCACTCCTGAGGCGGCGGTCAGCGCTGCCTTGCGGAATCACCCCCTGGTGAAAGCCGCCACCTTTGAGGTGCAAGCCAAAAAATACGCGGAAAAGACTGCCCTTAAACTGCCAAATCCCGAAGTGAATGCCGAAAGCCCTACCGGAGAATTTTATGCGGTAGGAGTCTTGCAATCATTCGAGTTTCCCACCGTCTATGCCCGTCAAAAGCAGGTAGCGCAGGCGGAAACTGCCCTGGCCCAGACGGGGCAACGGGTGAGCGAAAACGAGCTGCGCTATACCGTGCGCTCACTGTACCTTGAACTGCAAGTTGCGGAACATCTGTTGCGGCAATGGGTAACCCGGGATAGCCTCTATCAGGCAATCGCAGCGACTGCGGTTCGACAATTTGAGGGAGGGGAAATTGATGTCTTGCAAAAAATATTCGCTGAAAACGAAGCCGGAGATGTGCATCAAGAACGACTCGCTGCCGAACAAACGGCGCTCACATTGCGCAAGCAACTTGCCACCCTGACCGGACTGAGCGATGTAGGTACCTTACTCCCGCTTGGCCTGGATTCGCTGGGGGCTGCCCTTGCGGCCAATATTGCCAACAACCCCAGTGTAGCTTTTGAACAACAATCGTTGCGGGTAGCAGAAAAACAGGTGGGTTTGGCAAAAAGTCTGGATTTGCCCAGTTTTTCACTCGGTTACCTCAATCAGGGCGCACGCACTACCCCCCTGGACTACCGCTTTAGGGTTACCGTCGGCATTCCCTTGTGGGTCGGGCAGTACCGCGCTGGTCGACAAAATGCCGAGAGCCAGGCCCAGGCTGCTCAAAGCAGGGCCGAAGGACAGTTGCAAGCGGTAGAACTGCAAATGGGACGTACCCAAACGGAAGCGGCTACGGCGCTCCAAAAAGTGCGTTATCACGAATTGCAGGCTTTGCCCCGCAGTCGTTCACTCATTGCTGCTGCGCTGCGCATGCGCGAGGCGGGGCAGGTGGATTACGTTACTTTCCTGCGTACCCTCGACCAGGCTTTTGCCATTCAGCGCGAACATGCTGCCCAGGTGCAAAGCTTTGAAACGGCTCGGATTAAACTGCTTTACTTAGTAGGGCAATAA
- a CDS encoding anthrone oxygenase family protein, which yields MKNFIRFTAMLFTAITLSALMTHLLELRVKINLSKDNYQTVQAIYSGWQWLGIFEIGAILLTLIWVMIERKAPAIYPLLLSALVCFIVSLVIFFTYTFPANQATDNWTNLPGNWDELRKTWEYSHAIRAILSLVGFSILVIALLNKDSVRPA from the coding sequence ATGAAAAATTTTATCAGGTTCACTGCAATGCTTTTTACGGCCATTACCCTATCCGCTTTAATGACTCACCTGTTAGAACTGCGGGTAAAAATTAATTTATCCAAAGATAATTACCAGACAGTTCAAGCGATTTACAGCGGTTGGCAATGGTTGGGGATTTTTGAAATCGGAGCAATTTTGTTGACCTTAATCTGGGTTATGATAGAACGTAAAGCACCAGCTATTTATCCGCTTTTATTGTCAGCATTGGTTTGTTTCATTGTCAGCCTGGTCATTTTTTTTACTTACACATTTCCAGCGAATCAAGCTACTGATAACTGGACCAATCTACCGGGTAACTGGGACGAACTCAGAAAAACATGGGAGTACTCTCATGCAATTAGAGCGATACTTTCTCTGGTAGGTTTTAGTATTTTAGTAATAGCGCTCTTAAATAAAGATAGCGTACGACCAGCCTGA
- a CDS encoding IS630 family transposase → MIPAESSAAFVYQMEKVLDVYERPYDADFPVVCMDESPKQIIDYKQITISDGSRLQDSEYVRLGVAELFVAFEPLAGHREMTIEDDHTTTTWVNFMAAQMDTQYQEAKKVTWVMDNFVTHKPENFYKVFPPAQAKAYVDRMDFVYTPKHGSWLNMAEIQFALVGRDALDKPFKSKKEVEGAVKIWEIAQNQLRKGANWQFTTEKARIKLKKLYPTI, encoded by the coding sequence GTGATACCAGCAGAATCAAGTGCTGCTTTTGTGTACCAAATGGAAAAGGTATTGGATGTTTACGAAAGACCATACGACGCTGACTTTCCAGTAGTTTGCATGGATGAGTCTCCAAAGCAAATAATTGACTACAAGCAAATTACGATCTCAGATGGAAGTAGGTTACAAGATTCAGAATATGTGCGTTTGGGCGTTGCGGAATTATTCGTGGCATTCGAACCTCTCGCTGGCCATCGGGAAATGACCATTGAGGATGATCATACGACCACGACTTGGGTAAATTTCATGGCCGCTCAAATGGATACCCAATACCAAGAAGCTAAAAAGGTAACCTGGGTGATGGATAATTTTGTCACCCACAAGCCAGAAAATTTTTACAAAGTATTTCCACCTGCTCAGGCCAAAGCTTACGTGGATCGGATGGATTTTGTGTATACCCCCAAACACGGGTCATGGTTAAACATGGCAGAAATACAATTTGCTTTGGTGGGACGTGATGCTTTGGACAAACCTTTCAAAAGCAAAAAGGAGGTGGAAGGAGCAGTTAAAATTTGGGAGATTGCGCAAAATCAGCTCCGGAAAGGAGCAAATTGGCAATTCACCACTGAGAAAGCCCGAATCAAACTCAAGAAGTTGTATCCGACTATTTAA
- a CDS encoding copper-translocating P-type ATPase, producing MENHHHHQDKPQTQKVQKPIEPEHHHAAANPPMNHAGHDHHAMMIADFRKRFYIVLMLTIPIMLLSPMIQQFMGVNWQFPGSSYLLLTLSSVVFFYGGWPFLTGWMEEIKAKNPGMMFLIGFAITVAYIYSVAIVFGLQGMDFFWELATLILIMLLGHWIEMKSVAGASKELELLVQLMPAEAHLVMSDMIHDVKTDTLKAKDVILVKPGEKVAADGIVAEGESYLNESMLTGESKPVKKSTGDKVIAGAINGNGAIKVTVSHAAKDSYLSQVIKLVDDAQKSKSKTQLLADQAARWLTLIAIVAGLATFFYWYLTGQSLAFAMERMVTVIVICCPHALGLAVPLVVAKSTALSAKQGLLIKNRTAFENARKISTIVFDKTGTLTVGKFEVSKIIALQSGLTENEIIRLAAALEQKSEHPIATGILKKAKDAAIAIPDTNYFNAITGKGVEATVEGKKILVVSPGYLTENNIPLPSGFSANPTETVVFVIINNELAGYIALSDEIRPESAVAIKTLSENKIKSILLTGDNAKVAKSVSETLGMDSFIAEVLPHQKLEKIKELQSKGEFVAMTGDGVNDAPALAQADIGIAVGSGSDIAAETAGIILVNSNPKDVVSLILFGKATYRKMIQNLIWATGYNVIALPLAAGVLSPWGILLSPAAGAVLMTVSTVVVAINASLLKVK from the coding sequence ATGGAAAATCACCATCACCATCAAGATAAACCCCAAACTCAAAAAGTGCAAAAACCCATTGAGCCTGAACACCATCACGCTGCCGCCAATCCCCCCATGAATCATGCTGGCCATGACCACCATGCCATGATGATTGCTGATTTTCGAAAAAGGTTTTACATCGTTCTGATGTTGACCATCCCCATCATGCTACTATCGCCCATGATTCAGCAATTTATGGGGGTGAATTGGCAATTTCCCGGATCTTCATACCTTCTGTTGACTTTGTCGTCAGTCGTATTTTTTTATGGCGGCTGGCCATTTTTGACAGGCTGGATGGAAGAGATAAAAGCAAAGAACCCCGGGATGATGTTTTTGATCGGTTTTGCCATTACCGTTGCCTACATCTACAGTGTAGCCATTGTATTTGGTTTGCAAGGGATGGATTTTTTCTGGGAACTGGCCACCTTAATCCTCATCATGCTTTTAGGCCACTGGATAGAAATGAAATCGGTGGCCGGAGCCTCCAAAGAATTGGAACTGTTGGTGCAGTTGATGCCAGCGGAAGCTCACCTGGTGATGTCAGATATGATCCATGATGTAAAAACCGATACACTCAAAGCAAAAGATGTCATTTTGGTAAAACCTGGCGAAAAAGTTGCTGCGGATGGCATTGTTGCGGAAGGAGAAAGTTACCTCAATGAATCGATGTTGACGGGGGAATCAAAACCCGTAAAAAAATCCACTGGCGATAAAGTCATTGCTGGTGCCATCAATGGCAACGGTGCCATCAAAGTTACCGTGTCTCATGCCGCCAAAGATTCGTACCTCTCGCAGGTCATCAAGTTGGTGGACGACGCCCAGAAATCAAAATCCAAAACCCAATTGTTGGCCGACCAGGCTGCCAGGTGGCTTACCCTCATCGCTATCGTTGCGGGGCTTGCCACTTTTTTTTACTGGTATTTAACGGGTCAATCTTTGGCTTTTGCCATGGAAAGAATGGTTACCGTCATTGTCATTTGTTGCCCGCATGCGCTGGGCTTGGCTGTACCTTTGGTCGTGGCAAAGTCAACTGCCTTGTCTGCAAAACAAGGGCTGCTCATCAAAAATCGGACAGCTTTTGAAAATGCCAGAAAGATCAGCACCATCGTATTTGATAAAACGGGAACCCTTACCGTAGGCAAATTTGAGGTGTCAAAAATTATTGCGCTGCAAAGTGGTCTAACTGAAAATGAAATCATCCGTTTGGCCGCAGCATTGGAGCAAAAATCAGAACACCCCATCGCTACCGGTATCCTGAAAAAGGCGAAAGATGCAGCTATTGCTATTCCCGACACAAACTATTTTAACGCCATCACGGGCAAGGGCGTAGAGGCTACCGTGGAGGGCAAAAAGATATTGGTGGTCAGTCCAGGTTATCTCACCGAAAACAACATTCCTCTTCCTTCGGGTTTCAGTGCCAACCCTACCGAAACGGTGGTTTTTGTCATCATCAACAATGAACTGGCTGGATACATCGCCTTGTCAGATGAAATCCGCCCTGAATCAGCAGTCGCAATCAAAACCTTGAGCGAAAACAAGATCAAATCAATTTTGCTCACCGGTGACAATGCCAAGGTTGCCAAAAGTGTAAGTGAAACTTTGGGTATGGACAGTTTTATAGCGGAAGTATTGCCGCATCAAAAACTAGAAAAAATCAAAGAATTGCAAAGCAAAGGAGAATTTGTGGCCATGACGGGAGACGGCGTAAATGATGCTCCGGCCCTGGCACAAGCAGACATTGGCATAGCAGTAGGTTCCGGCAGCGACATCGCCGCAGAAACGGCAGGGATTATTTTGGTGAACAGCAACCCAAAAGATGTGGTGAGCCTGATTTTATTTGGAAAAGCAACGTACCGCAAGATGATTCAAAACCTCATCTGGGCCACCGGGTACAACGTGATCGCCTTGCCCTTGGCGGCTGGCGTATTGTCCCCTTGGGGGATCTTGCTCAGCCCTGCCGCTGGTGCGGTTCTAATGACGGTGAGCACCGTGGTGGTGGCCATCAATGCCAGCTTGCTGAAAGTAAAATGA
- a CDS encoding cation-translocating P-type ATPase, whose product MVKVNKKPATNKSDTPNWASQDKELFTRLGVDIEQGLSVAEAATRLESFGPNAIVQDKQTPAWKIFLRQFKSPLVVLLVVAAGASFAFQEWLDGSAILVVVLLNAGIGFYMEFQAGRSMAALKKMVAVTAKALRGGSLKELNIEMLVPGDVIYLEAGDMTPADARLYNSSQLQVDEASLTGESIPVEKEPAVLPTDTPLAEQSNLLFKGTFVSKGNGKAVVFGTGMNTELGKIAHLVGSSEQAATPLEKKLEAFSGRLIKITGVLVVIIFGVGLIAGKPILEMLQTTVALAVAAVPEGLSIVATLALAQGMLKLARHKVIVRKLAAVETLGGTTVICTDKTGTLTQNKLEVEALAAPGGTWAKSDDAADMPVGHLPELQYRRLIQIAILCNNSEIVAQKRNIKEIGDPLETGLLKFARRLDEDITEIRLKSPKVSEMPFSSETKIMATLHETPEGKLVFAKGAVEDLLNCCSFILDGDKTTGG is encoded by the coding sequence ATGGTCAAAGTGAACAAAAAACCAGCAACCAATAAATCCGACACCCCCAACTGGGCTTCCCAGGACAAGGAATTATTTACCCGTTTGGGTGTAGACATCGAGCAAGGCTTGTCGGTGGCAGAAGCAGCCACCCGGCTGGAATCTTTTGGCCCCAACGCCATTGTCCAGGACAAACAAACACCAGCGTGGAAGATTTTCCTTCGGCAATTTAAAAGCCCACTTGTTGTACTCCTTGTCGTGGCAGCCGGCGCGTCGTTTGCCTTTCAGGAATGGTTAGATGGAAGTGCCATTTTGGTGGTGGTTCTCCTCAATGCTGGCATCGGTTTTTACATGGAATTTCAAGCAGGGCGTAGCATGGCCGCTCTGAAAAAAATGGTTGCTGTTACCGCCAAAGCGCTCCGTGGAGGCAGTTTGAAGGAACTCAATATCGAAATGTTGGTGCCCGGCGACGTGATCTACCTGGAGGCTGGGGACATGACCCCTGCTGATGCGCGACTCTACAACAGTTCTCAACTGCAAGTGGACGAGGCTTCCCTCACCGGCGAAAGTATTCCAGTGGAAAAAGAGCCCGCTGTGCTACCGACTGACACACCGCTGGCAGAACAATCCAACCTGCTTTTTAAAGGCACATTCGTCAGCAAAGGTAATGGTAAAGCTGTAGTCTTCGGAACGGGCATGAACACCGAGTTGGGAAAAATTGCTCATCTGGTTGGCAGTTCGGAACAGGCTGCCACACCTTTAGAAAAGAAATTGGAAGCATTCAGCGGGCGCCTCATCAAAATTACCGGAGTTCTTGTGGTGATCATTTTTGGGGTAGGTTTGATTGCGGGGAAGCCAATCCTGGAAATGTTGCAAACCACTGTCGCGCTGGCCGTCGCCGCCGTTCCGGAAGGTTTGTCTATCGTCGCCACCCTCGCGCTGGCGCAGGGAATGCTCAAATTAGCCCGCCACAAAGTGATCGTCCGCAAACTTGCGGCGGTCGAAACCCTGGGTGGAACCACCGTCATTTGCACCGACAAAACCGGAACGCTCACGCAAAACAAATTGGAAGTGGAAGCCTTGGCTGCTCCGGGTGGTACCTGGGCAAAAAGTGACGATGCTGCCGATATGCCCGTCGGGCATTTGCCAGAGTTGCAATACCGTCGCCTCATCCAAATTGCCATTTTGTGCAACAACTCAGAGATTGTCGCCCAGAAAAGGAACATTAAAGAAATTGGCGACCCACTTGAAACGGGCTTGCTCAAATTCGCGCGTCGACTAGATGAAGACATCACTGAGATCCGATTAAAATCCCCCAAAGTGTCGGAAATGCCCTTCAGCTCGGAAACCAAAATTATGGCCACCTTGCACGAGACCCCGGAAGGTAAGCTGGTTTTTGCCAAAGGTGCAGTCGAAGACTTGCTGAACTGTTGTTCCTTTATCCTCGATGGGGATAAAACTACTGGTGGATAA
- a CDS encoding efflux RND transporter periplasmic adaptor subunit — protein MNLPMYIIRNFCLFLGLALLPQMATAHGDEIPNDPGIAKDHFTVYGKSERYELTLYFPELKAKEEAHLTLYIADYQSNRPIDQAKLKISTAEDPQLVFEVEQLSPGVYELHVSFPEYKTYTLNFQISHPNGADLIGIQGIQVGKKLHAADEPAAVASTKWGETLLWFGGGILLGGLVVWLLSRRKRVLTTVLLLGSAWFSAPSVNPVFAHGDEEHGPQTGGAAYGKAVYTPKETQFLFEIMTQSIAIGDYQSATTMYGTVIPASGGLGTIVAPQSGRITRLNAAVGQTVRAGQTLALLQQTIGTAEQVGIAANNAGLAVQIETAKTRLTATKREYERLKKIEDIAAGRDVQAAESAYNAALAELQTLEGRAVGANTTANSRTIALVAPISGVVGAFTLAPGAEVVAGQTLFSVTNLNKVYVEAQVYDRDVPLIQSSNTFQVFCATDDHKTAQVRLLSPAQTMNPGNQSQRVIFELDNPQGEFKIGEFVTLKALNQQHSRRVTVPNSALTEINGKTAVFIKHGPEEFELAYVQTGEDDGARTLILKGLEESTKVVINGVYEVKMMYLNQ, from the coding sequence ATGAATCTGCCCATGTATATAATTCGAAATTTCTGTCTTTTCCTCGGCCTTGCCCTATTGCCTCAAATGGCTACTGCGCACGGCGACGAGATCCCCAACGACCCTGGCATCGCCAAGGATCACTTTACGGTCTACGGCAAGTCGGAACGTTACGAATTGACGCTTTATTTCCCCGAACTCAAGGCGAAAGAGGAAGCGCATTTGACGCTGTATATCGCCGACTACCAGAGCAATCGCCCGATTGATCAGGCCAAATTAAAAATCAGCACGGCAGAAGATCCACAGCTGGTTTTTGAAGTTGAGCAGCTTTCTCCAGGCGTATACGAGCTGCATGTGAGCTTTCCGGAATACAAAACCTATACCCTCAATTTTCAAATCAGCCACCCCAATGGCGCTGACCTCATCGGGATACAGGGGATTCAGGTGGGAAAAAAATTGCACGCTGCTGACGAGCCTGCTGCTGTTGCTTCCACCAAATGGGGCGAGACCTTATTGTGGTTTGGAGGCGGTATTCTCCTGGGTGGCCTGGTGGTATGGTTGCTGAGTCGCCGCAAACGGGTACTGACGACGGTCTTGCTTTTGGGCAGTGCCTGGTTTTCAGCACCCAGTGTAAATCCGGTTTTTGCCCACGGCGATGAAGAACACGGCCCGCAGACAGGCGGCGCAGCCTACGGCAAAGCGGTGTACACTCCAAAAGAAACGCAGTTTTTATTTGAAATCATGACCCAGTCCATTGCCATCGGCGATTACCAGTCGGCTACCACCATGTACGGCACTGTTATTCCGGCATCGGGAGGTTTGGGTACCATAGTGGCCCCCCAATCGGGCCGCATCACCCGCCTCAATGCAGCGGTAGGACAAACGGTACGGGCCGGGCAAACTTTGGCGCTTTTGCAGCAAACCATCGGCACCGCCGAGCAAGTGGGCATTGCGGCCAACAATGCAGGTTTGGCGGTACAAATCGAAACGGCCAAAACCCGGCTCACTGCGACCAAACGAGAATACGAGCGACTGAAAAAAATTGAAGACATTGCTGCCGGGCGGGATGTACAAGCCGCAGAATCGGCTTACAACGCTGCTTTGGCCGAACTGCAAACCTTGGAGGGCCGGGCCGTGGGGGCCAATACTACTGCCAATTCCCGCACCATCGCCTTGGTTGCACCGATTTCGGGGGTAGTGGGTGCTTTCACCCTTGCACCGGGTGCCGAGGTAGTGGCTGGGCAAACGTTGTTCTCCGTCACCAACCTGAACAAAGTATATGTTGAAGCACAGGTGTATGACCGCGATGTTCCACTGATCCAGTCGAGCAATACCTTCCAGGTTTTTTGTGCAACGGACGACCACAAAACCGCTCAAGTACGGCTGCTCTCGCCGGCCCAGACCATGAATCCGGGCAACCAAAGTCAACGGGTAATTTTTGAATTGGACAACCCCCAAGGCGAGTTCAAGATTGGCGAGTTTGTCACGCTGAAAGCACTCAATCAACAGCACAGCCGCCGGGTGACTGTGCCCAATTCAGCCCTTACGGAAATCAATGGAAAAACCGCCGTTTTTATCAAACATGGCCCCGAAGAATTCGAATTGGCCTATGTGCAAACGGGCGAAGACGATGGCGCTAGAACGCTCATCCTCAAGGGCCTGGAGGAAAGTACCAAGGTGGTGATCAATGGGGTGTATGAAGTGAAAATGATGTATTTGAATCAGTGA
- a CDS encoding acetate and butyrate kinase, whose protein sequence is MELDKKCVLTINSGSSSIKFALYKIEEPLTQLFYGKMESIGIKNTKLSFSKTGANQKNSVDVTVLGHAAAANFLIDWLEKQDDFGAVKAIGHRIVYGMKQRHARNY, encoded by the coding sequence ATGGAATTAGACAAAAAATGTGTCCTGACCATCAACAGTGGTTCATCCAGCATCAAGTTCGCTTTGTATAAAATTGAAGAACCACTGACCCAGTTATTTTACGGAAAAATGGAAAGCATTGGGATCAAAAACACAAAACTCAGCTTTAGTAAGACGGGAGCCAATCAAAAAAACAGTGTAGATGTAACCGTGCTGGGGCATGCTGCTGCTGCAAATTTCCTCATTGACTGGCTAGAAAAACAGGACGACTTTGGTGCTGTCAAAGCGATAGGACATCGAATCGTATACGGCATGAAACAAAGACATGCCAGAAATTATTGA
- a CDS encoding HAD-IC family P-type ATPase: MASSGLKVLAGAFKSDANAAQELAKDLVFVGLFGLIDPPRKEIPAAIRHCRDAGIEVVMVTGDHPATAKAIARQLGIIDADETDVVLGKEMPDFEKLNKADKSRWVAAKIFARVSPKQKLDLIRVFQERKAIVGMTGDGVNDAPALKKADIGIAMGKRGTQVAQDVADMVLRDDSFASIVAAIRQGRVIFDNIRKFVIYLLSCNLSELAIIAIVAVSFLDFQLKPLQILFINLVTDVLPALALGLTPGGPEVMKQKPRAVNEPIIDKSRWWRIFFYAGIITATSIGAVYFSHYILHDWGEWDAALSNNILFFTLISAQLFHVFNMGSMDLPFWRTEVVRNRYVWFAVGGCGLIVAGLYQIAPVRKALSMVPMSVADWALSIGAGLLAMVVIRLVRNLKFFHLA, from the coding sequence ATGGCTTCATCGGGGCTAAAAGTCCTCGCGGGTGCTTTTAAATCAGATGCAAACGCTGCGCAGGAACTGGCTAAAGACCTGGTTTTTGTGGGGCTTTTTGGTTTGATCGACCCGCCCAGAAAAGAAATCCCCGCCGCCATCCGCCACTGCCGGGACGCCGGAATCGAGGTGGTGATGGTCACTGGCGACCACCCTGCCACCGCAAAAGCCATCGCCAGACAGTTGGGCATCATCGATGCTGATGAAACTGACGTGGTGCTGGGAAAAGAAATGCCGGACTTCGAAAAACTCAATAAGGCGGATAAGTCGCGCTGGGTCGCCGCCAAAATATTTGCCCGGGTTAGCCCCAAGCAGAAACTCGATTTGATCCGGGTTTTTCAGGAGCGCAAGGCCATCGTGGGCATGACTGGCGATGGCGTGAACGATGCCCCCGCGCTCAAAAAAGCCGACATTGGCATCGCTATGGGCAAACGTGGCACCCAGGTGGCGCAGGATGTAGCCGACATGGTGCTGCGCGACGACAGTTTTGCCAGCATTGTTGCGGCAATTCGCCAAGGGCGGGTCATTTTTGACAACATCCGCAAGTTTGTCATTTACCTCTTGTCTTGCAACCTGAGCGAACTGGCGATAATTGCCATCGTGGCCGTGTCGTTTCTGGATTTTCAGTTGAAACCCCTGCAAATTTTGTTCATCAACCTGGTCACGGATGTGTTGCCAGCTCTGGCCTTGGGCCTTACGCCTGGCGGCCCGGAGGTGATGAAGCAGAAACCACGCGCTGTAAACGAACCCATCATTGACAAATCACGTTGGTGGCGTATTTTTTTCTACGCCGGGATCATCACAGCGACAAGCATCGGAGCAGTGTATTTCAGCCATTACATCCTTCATGACTGGGGGGAGTGGGATGCTGCGCTTTCCAACAATATCCTGTTTTTTACCCTGATTTCCGCCCAGTTGTTCCATGTGTTCAACATGGGTTCGATGGATCTACCGTTTTGGCGCACCGAGGTGGTGCGCAATCGCTACGTCTGGTTTGCAGTAGGTGGCTGTGGCCTTATCGTAGCCGGGTTGTACCAAATTGCGCCGGTGCGAAAGGCACTTTCCATGGTGCCCATGTCGGTCGCTGATTGGGCGCTGAGTATCGGGGCGGGATTGCTGGCGATGGTGGTTATTCGGCTGGTTAGAAATTTGAAGTTTTTTCATCTTGCCTAA